A region of the Campylobacter subantarcticus LMG 24377 genome:
AGCTATTTAATATACTTTCAAGATTAAATGCAGCAAAAAGCAAGAAAAAATCACTTGATGGACTTTTTAAGATCGCAAAAAGCAAGGGTGTTACACATACTCCAAAAAACAAAGCCGAGCTTGTAAAATTAGTCAAAGATAAAAATATTTATTTGGGTGATATTGATATTAGCAATATTACAAATTTTAAAAACCTATTTAAAAAAAGCAAACGAAGAGATTTTAGTGGAATTGAAATTTGGGATGTAAGTAAGGTTACAAATATGGATTCTTGCTTTGAAGATGCAAAATATTTTAATCATAATATACAATCTTGGAATGTTAGTAAAGTAAAAAGTATGGAAAGAATGTTTGATGGATGTGAAATTTTTAATCAACCATTAGATAAATGGGATATATCAAGCGTTACAAATTTTAAATATATGTTTTCATGCACAGAAAGTTTTGTTCAAAATTTAGAATCTTGGGGAGAGAAAATTGATTTTAAAAATTCTAGCAAATCAAAAAAAATTAGTTTTATAAATATGTTTTATTCCTCAAAGCTAAATCAAAAGAAAAAATATCCAACTTGGTTTTGTTCTATTAAAAATGGCATGTATTTACCAAAACATAAAGATTTTATAAAAGCTTTAATTAGTAATAAAATTAGTTTAGCCAAGATTGATATAAGTGAGATTACTGATATGAGTTTTTTATTTGATGACATATATGGAATTAATTTTGACGGTATAGAAACTTGGGATGTAAGTAATGTTACAAAGATGAGCTCTATGTTTGCAGGTTGTAAAAACTTTAATGGAGATATAAGCAAATGGGATGTAAGCAATGTTACAAATATGTGGTCTATGTTTAAAGGTTGTGAAAACTTTAATGGAGATCTAAGTAAATGGGATGTAAGTAATGTTACAGATATGGGTCGTATGTTTGAAGGTTGTAAAAACTTTAATGGCGATCTAAGTAAATGGGATGTAAGCAATGTTACAAAGATGAGCTCTATGTTTGCAGGTTGTAAAAACTTTAATGGAGATCTAAGTAAATGGGATGTAAGTAATGTTACAGATATGAGCTCTATGTTTGAAGGTTGTGAAAACTTTAATGGAGATCTAAGTAAATGGAATATTTCAAATGTTACTAAATACATATGAAATTTCTATACTTACGAAATTTGCCAAAAACTTAAATAAAAAGAACATATTAGCAAATAAATAATCCTAACATCGCAAAAATACGATTTAGGAAAAATACAAGTAATTATAGATGATAAAGGTTTGAGAGTAAAAGGAGGTGATTTAAGAGCGGATTAAAAGCAATTTTCTTAAATTAAAACTAAAATTACAAAAAACTAAAGGAAAAACAATGAAAACATTAGAAGATATCAAAGCTATGAACTATCAAGAAAAAGATGAATTAGAAGATCTAGTTCTTGAAGCTATAGATGATAATAATTTAGCCAAGGTAAAAGATATTTTAAAAGATTATCCTGTAAAAATATCTTGTTATGAGCTTAATATCAAAGATGAGGATGGAGACTTCCCTTTATTTGATCCTTATTATTTGATAATGAGAGCTGCATTTGCTTGCGAAGAAAATAATAATGATTTTTCTATTTTAGATTATTTATTTGATGAGTATGGATTAAGTTTAAAAGATCCTAAATATAATTTTTGCTTTACAGATATGAAATACATCAAAGAAGCTAATGAAAAATATGTTGTAATAAGATATATGGAAGATAAGCCTAACATTTACAAAAATGCCCTAATCTATTATTATATACTCAATGCTAAAAACCCAAATTCTCAAATCATACAATATCTAGTCAATCGTGGAGCTAAATTTGAAGTGCATGAAGATGACTTTGGTTGGACTCCTATGCATTTTTGGGCTAGACGCAATAATTATGAATTATTAGAACTAGCTATTAAAGGAGGAGCTAATGTAGATATACAAACCCGACTTATTCAAGAGAGTGAATACAATGAAACCCTTTTATTTGAAGCTGTAAAAGAACCTGAAACTTATAGGGTTACAAAGCTTTTAATCGAACTAGGAGCTAATGTGAATTTTGCTACCCCAAGAACTCCTTTAGATGATGCAAGAGGATCTAGAAATAAAAAACTTTTAAAAGATGCAGGAGCAATGACTTCAGAGCAAATCAGAAAAAAATATAATTTACCAGCATATGATTCTTCTCATTGTGAAATTGATGGAAAAACTGACTTTGATTTATTGGGTAAATATCGTGATGAATGCTCTAAACTTTTAAACGATGCTATAAAAAAAGCCAAGGAGAATGAGTAGAGTGATAAAAATTAACTTTACCGATGTCAATTTTCATATCAAAGAATTTCAAAAGGTTTATATACTAGAAAATTGCAAATTGTATTTTTACAGTCCTTTTCATTTGCAAACACAAAATGGAAAAGAAATAATAAGGATAGAACAAAATAAAAATAAATTTTCTTTTATGGTTAAAAAAGAAAATGAATTAAAAAACAAAATAGAGGAAGAAGCTATAGGTATTGATAAAACTTCAGAGCAAAACCAAATAAAAGCAAGAGAAGAAGCAAAAGATGAAACAATAAAGGATAAAGAAGTATTATTTAGCAATGATAAAAAGGGAAATGATGCAATCAATGCTTATTTTGATAAGAAGAATATTAATACGCTAAATGATGCCTATAAAGAAAGAAAAGATAAACCTTTATCAAGAAATACTGAAAGTTTTAAAGACTATGATATCTTTTATGATGTTTATACAAGTAAAGATAATGATATTAAAAGCTTAAATGAACAGCTAGGATATGATGGCTTTGAAGTAAAAGATGGTATAGCTACAGTTAAAGCAGATTTTTTTAATAAATGCTTTGAAGAAAAAAAATATATTTTAATACCAAGATTAGTATCTTTAGATAAAAATGAAACATTACACTTTGATCCTGTGCCTTTAGAAGATAAGGGCTTTGTAGTGACTGATTTTAGAAAAGGGAAAAAAGATGAAAAAAATATAGATTTAAGCTTTCAAAGAAGTATAGCTAAAATAAAAAATCCTAACTTAACTTTGCAAAGCCCTAAAGAATTCCTACAAGCCTTAAATGACAATAGAGATTTTACAGAAGATGATAAAAAAGAGCAAGCACAAGCTATCCAAGAAGCTTGCGCAAAAAAAGCAGATGAAATGACTAAAATCTTGCTTAAAGATGATGAAAGTTTAAAAGATATTATTACAGATAAGCAAGAATTAAAGAAGAAAATAAGTGACTTACAAGATAATAAAAACAAATCACCAAAAGAACTAAGCCTACTAGGTAGGCTTGAATTTTTACAAAGAAATCAAGAAAAAGCTGAAAAACATAAAGACATGATTGATCAACTTCAAAACCCTCAACAAGCTAGTAATGGTAAGCAAGATAGTGTTAAAAATGCAGATCCTTTAGATATGATGGCAACAAACAGCACCACTCCAAACCAAGAAGAACAAAAAAATAAAACCATCAATTCAAAAGATATAGGAGATGCAGGAGAATATGCTGCTTCTATGCTTTTTACTAAAAGATCAACTAGGTATTTATCTAATAGAAGAAAACTAGATGCTAATTTTAATACTAAAGGTTTTAATCACACCATACCTGATTTTTTAGTAACGCTAAATGATTACCCTACTTTAGTAGAGGTTAAAAATGTCAAAGATCAAGCTTTAACAGAACAAATAAGCTTTGAATTAAAACTTGCTAGAGAATATGAGCTTGATTATTTATTTTTATGCAATCATTACACAAAATTAATAGATAATATAACTAATCTAGAGATATTTAATAAAGGCGATGAAGATCACAAAGGATCAAGAAGTGGTTTTATCTACCACAGACATGCTCACAGAAGCATAAAGACAATATTTAAAGAAATGTATCTACACCATATCAAAGGAGCAACACCTAATAAAATCATGATAAAAAGATTAAATTTAAATGATCCTGCTAATATAGAAGAAGAATTAAACAAAAACAAACAAATACAAAAAAACTAAAGGAAAAACAATGAAAACATTAGAAGATATCAAAGCTATGAGTTACAAACAAAAAGATGAATTAGAAGATCTAGTTCTTGAAGCTATAGATGATAATGACTTAGTTAAAGTAAAAGATATTTTAAAAGATTATCCTGTAAAAATATCTTGTTATGAGCTTAATATCAAAGATGAGGATGGAGACTTCCCTTTATTTGATCCTTATTATTTGATAGTAAGAGCTGCATTTGCTTGCGAAGAAAATAATAATGATTTTTCTATTTTAGATTATTTATTTGATGAGTATGGTTTAAGTTTAAAAGATCCTAAATACAATCTTCGCTTTGTAGATATGAAATATATCAAAGAAGCTAATGAAAAATACATCTTAATGAAAAAAGTAGAAGATGATCCTTGTATCTATGAAAATGCTCTAATCTACGCATATATACTCAATGCTAAAAACCCAAATTCTCAAATCATACAATATCTAGTCAATCGTGGAGCTAAATTTGAAGTGCATGATGAAGGATATTCTGGTAGGACTCCTATGCATTTTTGGGTTATGCAGAATAATTATGAATTATTAGAACTAGCTATTAAAGGAGGAGCTAATGTGGATATACAAACCCGACTTATTCAAGAGAGTGAATACAATGAAACCCTTTTATTTGAAGCTGTAAAAGAACCTGAAACTTATAAGGTTACAAAACTTTTAATCGAATTAGGAGCTAATGTGAATTTTGTCACCCCAAGAACTCCTTTAGATGATGCAAGAGGATCTAGAAATAAAAAACTTTTAAAAGATGCAGGAGCAATGACTTCAGAGCAAATCAGAAAAAAATATAATTTACCAGCATATGATTCTTCTCATTGTGAAATTGATGGAAAAACTGACTTTGATTTATTAGGTAAATATCGTGATGAATGCTCTAAACTTTTAAACGATGCCATAAAAAAAGCCAAGGAGAATGAGTAGAGTGATAAAAATTAACTTTAGCTAAAATAAATTATAAGGAGAGATTATGAAAAATAAAATTTTATTAGATGAAGATATACAAGAAGTGTTTAATTACTATCTTGAAAATGATAATTATGTAAAAGATGCCTTAGATGGTTTAAAAAAACACAAACGAAGAACTTTCATAAGTAACATCTTAAGTTATGAATATAAAAATTTAGTAGAAAACAACAACTTAAAATTTGATGAAAAAGATAAGGTTGTTTTACCGTCTAATCTAATCACTATTTTAGACTATGATAAAAAGAATTTTAATGGGACGATTCTTCGAAATTTTATAAATGATTTGGAATTTGAATTAGAACATATAGAAATGGAACTTTATGATAATCCTGCTGATTTTGAAGGAGGAGATTATTACAGTGAAGATAGCGAATGTGATGAGGATTATACAGTGGAGGATTGGGTAGAAGATCAGGTAAAAGATATAAAAGATTTTATTGATGCCTTGAAAACTTTTAAATGAAACAAACATTAAGTGCCAATCAAGTTAGCTTTCATCTTTTATCTAAAAAAACTTTTAGTGATGAAAAATACCTTAACGCTTGGAGTTTAAAAGGCAATCGCCTTAATTTACAAGAATGGCTTAGCTTTAAAAAAGCTAATGAAAATAATTTCTATAATAAACATTTAGAAAACACCTTAAAAGCTATACAAGAACTTAAAGCTTATTTTAGTGTTGATCAATTTGAAGGTATAAATTTACATGGTGATGATGAATGGTTAAATTTTTTACCTTCAAATTATACTCAAATTTATAATCGCTTATGTCAAGATAAAAGCAAGTATATTTTACACCGATACTATCAAAAAGATGATTTAAGTGAAATAGGAACTCTTAAAAACCTCTCTCCTAATTTTCCTTTTTGGGATGAAAAAGGAGAAAATTTTTCTCAAAGCCAAATCAATACTTTTATAGAAAAAGATAATCTAGCACCCTATTTTAATAAATACGATGTTTATTTTAATTCTTCATTATGCCTTACTTTTAATCTTAATGATGAAAATTTAAATTATCTAATAAAAAATTATGAAGATAGGCTTAATTATGGTTTTACCCCAAAAACCCAAGAACAACTTCAAAAAGAGTTAAATTTAAGCAAAGATGAAAAAATCATCTTAGAACTTGAAAATATTTTTTTAAGTCTTTGTAAAGGCATAAGTGCTGATTATGCCTTTATGGATTTTTCTTATTTTTTTATAGGGTATGATTATATATTAAATTCTAAAAATAATACTTTAAAATCTTACCCTATTAGTTATGATGAGTTAATTTATAAAAGAAGTTTTAAAGAGTATATTGAAGAATATGCAAATAATTATTTTTTAAATTATTATTCTAAAGAACTTTTAAATGAACTTGAAAATCAAGACTTAAATAACAATAGAATAAAGCATTATCTTAAAAACTATAATAAAATTCCAAAAAATACAGCAGAAGAAAGCATACAAGGTATGCTTTCTAAGCAAAAAAATGTAAATATCAACTTTGTAAATTTTATAGACTATAAAGACTATGTTTACAACAACAAAGAAGATTTTTGGAATTTCTCACTAGAAGAAAACTCTATACTTTGGCAAAAATTTCTAAGCAAGGATATTCTAAAACCTTTTCCTTTAAATTTTGATTGTTCTTTAGAAGAAAAACTTCTTTATGCTAAAGATGAGCAATTAAAAAGCATACTTCAAACCCACAAGGTTTTCTATGGTTAAAAAAAGAAAAATCACTCTTGCTAGAATAGAAGATATTAATATAAGTCCTGATACTTCTTGTATGCATCCTATATTAGAAGATAATACTTTATTATGCATACATGGAGGTAAGGTTAAGTTAAAAGCAAAGAATGCTAAAAGGATAAAATCAGATAATACTCCCATTATGCTTCATAATGAAATACAAGGAGCTAGTATAAGTGGATGTGTAAATCCACCTATAGCAGGAGGACCTTGCACTAAAGTAGCTTTAGTATTGGCTTATACTTATTCCAATCATAAAGTAAATCATAAACATTCTGTTTTACAAATGGGTTTAATAGGAGTAAGTAATAAAGGTTATCCTATACTAGCTATACCTAAGAAAAATAAGATTAAATTTGCTCTAACTAAAATACAAGCTAATCCTCTTGCTAAGATTAAATGGGACAAGATAAAATGGGAAGGGATGGGAGGTAAGCTAAAAGCAGCACAAAGAAGGAAACAAGTAAATAAACAACAAGCATTTTTAAAAGAAGTTCAAGCACAACAAAAAGAAGCTAAAAAAGTTTTAGCAAATATGGAAAAAAAGATACAAAAATTAAATGGCATTGATAAATTAAGCAATAAACAAAAAGGAAATTATGGCGAAGTTAAAATGCATTTGCATTATTTAAATCAAGGCTATAAAAGAATTAGCTTAAACAAAGTTCAAGAACTTGATGATAGAATTCATCAAGGAATTGATGGAATTTATTATAACCCCAATAAAAATCCAAAATATATCATCGCAGAAGCTAAGTTTGGAACAAGCAAGTTAAATAGAAATCAAAAATACAAGCAAATGAGTGATGATTGGATAATAAATAATAAACTAAAGCGACTTAAAGATAATGTAGGAGAAGTAGAAGCTGAAAAAATAGCAAAACTTCTTGAAAAAAATAGCAATGAAGTCAGAAAAGATTTATTTCATGTTGATAAACAAGGTAATGTGAATATTAAAGAATTAGATAAAAATGCAAAAACTAAAAACTTAATAGAAAGGATAGAAAATGGTAAGGGATACTAGCAAAGATGAAGCGTATTTTACTAAAGAAATAATAGAAAGTGAAGAATCTATTAAAAGATCCGAAAAAATATTTTTAGAACTTCCTTTTGGAGATAGACAAACTTGTATTTTTTGTATAGAAGATAGAAAAAAATGTATTGCTTTAGATAAATACTCTCGTGGTGATGATATAAACATAGTTAAAAAAGATTTAGAAGCACTTATGCTATTAAAAGAAAAAAATCGTTTAGAAACAGGATTTCGGTGTGGTAGTTATGGTGCAAATGCTATTGAGCTTTGCGTTAGAGTATTATTAGATATGGATACTACTTGTTTGTTAAAATTAATAGAAGAAGATGAGAGAAAAAGAAGGGACATACTCAATAGAGATTGGTTTTTACATTTTATAGGTTCTAAGGGTAAGAATTTAAATTTAGAACGCAAATGTGTTTGCAAAGAACATGAACTGATTAAAGATTTTATAGCCACACAAGATATTGAGTTTTTACATAAATATATGAAAAAACATACAAGGTTAAGGGATCCTTTAGATACCTGGGATCTTGAAGGTGCTACAATTGTAAAACTAATGAATTTGGATAAAGAAGAATTTAAACAGTATAAATACTTTCCTTGTGATTTAATATAAAAATTTTTGGTTATAATGCTATTTTAACACAAGGATATTTTATGGAAGATTTAAACTTTTTGCAAAAACGTTGGGAAGAAGCTTATGAAGCTATGCCTAAACTTTATGAAATACCAAATGGAGCAATAATAAATTTTACCCTTAGTGAAGATACAGACACTATTTTATTTAAAGAACCTTGGGAAAATTTCAAACTAGATAATGAAGATGAGGAAGCAGAATGGAGACTAAGTTTTTTCAGCATTAGTGAAGATAGGCCTTTAGGATATTTAGGGTATAAAGAAGCTTTAGAAAAATTACAAGAATTTTCTTTAATACAATCAGAAGAAAGGGTTTTGATTAGAGCCATGAGTTTAGAAGAGCTTAAAAAATTAGGATTACACGAGCTATGATACCCCCTCAACCCATATTTTTAAATAAACTTATACAGTTTTTATCTAGTGAAAATTTAAATCTAAATAATTTTAAAAAAGATATAGAAAACATAATCCCTAAAAAAGACTTACAATTTTTACTAGATTTAAACACAAAAATCATGGGTATTGCGAAAATAATTATTCAAGATCAAAAAGAAATTAATATACTACTACCACAACCTAATAAAGAACATAAATTACAATATACACCTACAAAATTAGAAATCAAAAAAGATTTTGAAATTGAACTTGATAGCTTGGAAAATTGCAATAACAAGCAATTATTAGATATCATTAAACAAGAATATCCAAACAACACAGTCAAAGAGTTAACCATTAACCTATCAAAGGAAAAAATAAAAATACTTTTCATTATCAGCGAGGTGCCAAAATTTTTAAAATCCACATATAAAGAATGCGATTTTAAAGATTATGGCTTAATGAGTTATATCGAATTTGATAAAATTTTTAATCTCAAAGTCGATGATTTTAGATATTTTACACTTATTACACCCTTTGGAGCAAAAAAAATACAATTGTATTGGATAAATGAGTATGAAAATTTTCAAGAAACACTCAATTATATTTCAATCCCAACACCCCAATAAACTCCTATACCAAAAAACAAAGGTTTTTTAATGAGTACAAACAACTCTTATCTTAACTTAAAAATTAACAAACTTGATTTTAAAATCACAAAAGCCATTATAAAAGAAAGCTTAGATCAGATCTTCTTATGTGAATGTGAAGGTTTTTATGAAAATATCCATGATGATATTTTTAGTAGTAATAATGAATTTGATCCTAGTATGCTTATTGATAAAGAAGCTTCGCTTATAATTAAAAATCCTTATGAAAACAAAAAATTAGATTTTTCAACTAATATTGATATGATTTATAAGGGAGTAATATCTTATGTTGAATACTTAGGCATTAATCAAAACAGTGCAAATAATATCGCAAAAGAAAATTTTAAACAATTAAACCATAAACATTTTTTTAAGTTTAACTTGCATTCTCCTTTAATAAGACTTGATTTTAATAAAGCAAATCGTATTTATACACATACAAATATAATAGAAGCAATCAAGCAAACTCTAGCTTATTATAACACCAAGCTAAATAAAAACATTGATTTTTCTAATATTCATCATACATATGAGACTAAAGAATTGATTTCTCAATACAATGAAAGTGATTTAGAATTTATCACAAGATTAGCACACCATCATGGCATTTATTTTTATGAAGATAAAGATAATATCTATTTTTATGATTTTTACACTCATAAGGGTAAAATTAAAAATATAACATTTAACCCTAACATCAACAACCATCTTAATGAAGCTTGTATTTATGCACTCAATAAAGAAAAACAAATACAGACCAATGCTTTTACTCACTCTAGTAATAACTCCAAACAACCTTTAAGTTTATATTCCTTAAGCACTAAAGAACAAAACGCTAATACACACTATAATGAGCATTATTATGAAAGCGAGTATTCTTTTACGCAAGATATCAATTTAAAACAATCCCCTGCCCTAAAAGAAAAAAGAAATACTATGCTTAATAATATACTAAAAGCAAAAAGCAATATTTATCATCTTAGTTTAAATGAAAGTATTAAAATTAATATTCAAAAAGAAAATACTCAAGAATATACCATCATAGCCAAAGAACAAATTTTAATTGATGATGCTATTTTAGCCAATACTATCAACACCAATGATAATTTAAATATCAAGGACTTAAATCTAAGTAAATCTTATACAAACAACCTAACCCTACTTCCATCTTTTTTAACCTTTACACCTAGTTTTAAATCCAAACCAAAACCTCCAATTAATACCATAGGTATAGTAATAGGAGAAGATTCTAATATAGAAAATCAAAGAAACACCATATATACAGATGAATATGGAAGAGTAAAAGTAAGGATTAATCTTTATGCTAATCAAGAAGAATTAGATAATAAAGCAAACATGTATCATCATAGTCCATTCTTAAGAGTAGCTAGTAATGTAGCAAGCAATCATTCAGGTTTTTATCATACACCAAGAATAGGAGATGAAGTTATTATTTCATTTTTAGATGATGATATAGACAAACCTTTTATCAGTGGGAGTTTGTATAATGGGGTGAACGATCCTCTTGTTGCACTACCACATCATGATCATAAAACCTCCATTAGCTCTAAAACTATAGGAGTGTATGAACAAGGATACAACGAACTAACTTTGTCTAATATAAAAAATAAAGAGCAAATCTACTTAAAAGCAGAAAGAGACTACGATGAATTAGTTCAACATAACTTTACCCAAAAAATTTTAAATGACAAAGATTCTACAGTAGATGGCATTTATAACGAAAGAATTAAAAAAGTCCATACACAAACCATAGATTTAGCTAAAAGTGTCAATGTTGGTACTGAATATCTGATAAATGTAGGTTTATCTAAAGATACTATAGTGGGTCTATCTAATACTTTAAATATAGGAGTGGATAACAAACTAAGGGTAGCTAAAAATTCGAGTGAATACATAGGAGAAAACAAAGACACTGAAATAGGCGCAAATAAAAACACCACTATACATAAAGACGAAACTAAAAATGTCAAAGGTAATAAAAAAGAGATTATTGAAGGTCATTACAATATAAGCACGAGTAACAAAATGCAAGTCTTGAGTGAAAAAGAAATGGATTATAAAAGTAAAGATAATATACTTTTTACAAGCAATGAATCCATAGGATTTGAAAGCAATAAAAATACGAGTATGGTAGCTGATAATATAACTACTTATGCAAAAACAACTCATTATTTAAAGGCCGATAGTGAAGCAACTATACAAGTAGGAGAAACATTTATCAACGCCAAACCCAATTGCGTCATCATTAAAGCAGGTGGGGTGGAAGTAGTGATAGATTCTAAGGGTCTTATTGTTAAAGGCGGGGAAATTAAAGCAGAGTAATAATATAGTTAAATTTTATTTGAAAATAAATACTATATTTTAAAGATTTTAGAATGCCAAATATTAGCAATACAATAAATAACATAAAAATTATCATTATTATTTTTATAGAAAATTTTATAAGCTATTTTAAAACATTAAGGAATATAAATGAAAAAACCTTTTTATAAACTTAAAAGATTTTATATACTTTGCATTATATTGATCGTAATACTTGCTGTGCTTGCAAAATTACTTTATTCTCCTTTATATACG
Encoded here:
- a CDS encoding BspA family leucine-rich repeat surface protein; translated protein: MQDLDSQLLKAINDLRKSNISEWEAKKAVILELFDKGASIPQYTLDNLETYLSDLEQEYWDDRAVYAGRSIKNSDEYELFNILSRLNAAKSKKKSLDGLFKIAKSKGVTHTPKNKAELVKLVKDKNIYLGDIDISNITNFKNLFKKSKRRDFSGIEIWDVSKVTNMDSCFEDAKYFNHNIQSWNVSKVKSMERMFDGCEIFNQPLDKWDISSVTNFKYMFSCTESFVQNLESWGEKIDFKNSSKSKKISFINMFYSSKLNQKKKYPTWFCSIKNGMYLPKHKDFIKALISNKISLAKIDISEITDMSFLFDDIYGINFDGIETWDVSNVTKMSSMFAGCKNFNGDISKWDVSNVTNMWSMFKGCENFNGDLSKWDVSNVTDMGRMFEGCKNFNGDLSKWDVSNVTKMSSMFAGCKNFNGDLSKWDVSNVTDMSSMFEGCENFNGDLSKWNISNVTKYI
- a CDS encoding ankyrin repeat domain-containing protein translates to MKTLEDIKAMNYQEKDELEDLVLEAIDDNNLAKVKDILKDYPVKISCYELNIKDEDGDFPLFDPYYLIMRAAFACEENNNDFSILDYLFDEYGLSLKDPKYNFCFTDMKYIKEANEKYVVIRYMEDKPNIYKNALIYYYILNAKNPNSQIIQYLVNRGAKFEVHEDDFGWTPMHFWARRNNYELLELAIKGGANVDIQTRLIQESEYNETLLFEAVKEPETYRVTKLLIELGANVNFATPRTPLDDARGSRNKKLLKDAGAMTSEQIRKKYNLPAYDSSHCEIDGKTDFDLLGKYRDECSKLLNDAIKKAKENE
- a CDS encoding putative toxin, which codes for MSRVIKINFTDVNFHIKEFQKVYILENCKLYFYSPFHLQTQNGKEIIRIEQNKNKFSFMVKKENELKNKIEEEAIGIDKTSEQNQIKAREEAKDETIKDKEVLFSNDKKGNDAINAYFDKKNINTLNDAYKERKDKPLSRNTESFKDYDIFYDVYTSKDNDIKSLNEQLGYDGFEVKDGIATVKADFFNKCFEEKKYILIPRLVSLDKNETLHFDPVPLEDKGFVVTDFRKGKKDEKNIDLSFQRSIAKIKNPNLTLQSPKEFLQALNDNRDFTEDDKKEQAQAIQEACAKKADEMTKILLKDDESLKDIITDKQELKKKISDLQDNKNKSPKELSLLGRLEFLQRNQEKAEKHKDMIDQLQNPQQASNGKQDSVKNADPLDMMATNSTTPNQEEQKNKTINSKDIGDAGEYAASMLFTKRSTRYLSNRRKLDANFNTKGFNHTIPDFLVTLNDYPTLVEVKNVKDQALTEQISFELKLAREYELDYLFLCNHYTKLIDNITNLEIFNKGDEDHKGSRSGFIYHRHAHRSIKTIFKEMYLHHIKGATPNKIMIKRLNLNDPANIEEELNKNKQIQKN
- a CDS encoding ankyrin repeat domain-containing protein; translated protein: MKTLEDIKAMSYKQKDELEDLVLEAIDDNDLVKVKDILKDYPVKISCYELNIKDEDGDFPLFDPYYLIVRAAFACEENNNDFSILDYLFDEYGLSLKDPKYNLRFVDMKYIKEANEKYILMKKVEDDPCIYENALIYAYILNAKNPNSQIIQYLVNRGAKFEVHDEGYSGRTPMHFWVMQNNYELLELAIKGGANVDIQTRLIQESEYNETLLFEAVKEPETYKVTKLLIELGANVNFVTPRTPLDDARGSRNKKLLKDAGAMTSEQIRKKYNLPAYDSSHCEIDGKTDFDLLGKYRDECSKLLNDAIKKAKENE
- a CDS encoding DUF4299 domain-containing protein; translation: MEDLNFLQKRWEEAYEAMPKLYEIPNGAIINFTLSEDTDTILFKEPWENFKLDNEDEEAEWRLSFFSISEDRPLGYLGYKEALEKLQEFSLIQSEERVLIRAMSLEELKKLGLHEL
- a CDS encoding type VI secretion system Vgr family protein, whose translation is MSTNNSYLNLKINKLDFKITKAIIKESLDQIFLCECEGFYENIHDDIFSSNNEFDPSMLIDKEASLIIKNPYENKKLDFSTNIDMIYKGVISYVEYLGINQNSANNIAKENFKQLNHKHFFKFNLHSPLIRLDFNKANRIYTHTNIIEAIKQTLAYYNTKLNKNIDFSNIHHTYETKELISQYNESDLEFITRLAHHHGIYFYEDKDNIYFYDFYTHKGKIKNITFNPNINNHLNEACIYALNKEKQIQTNAFTHSSNNSKQPLSLYSLSTKEQNANTHYNEHYYESEYSFTQDINLKQSPALKEKRNTMLNNILKAKSNIYHLSLNESIKINIQKENTQEYTIIAKEQILIDDAILANTINTNDNLNIKDLNLSKSYTNNLTLLPSFLTFTPSFKSKPKPPINTIGIVIGEDSNIENQRNTIYTDEYGRVKVRINLYANQEELDNKANMYHHSPFLRVASNVASNHSGFYHTPRIGDEVIISFLDDDIDKPFISGSLYNGVNDPLVALPHHDHKTSISSKTIGVYEQGYNELTLSNIKNKEQIYLKAERDYDELVQHNFTQKILNDKDSTVDGIYNERIKKVHTQTIDLAKSVNVGTEYLINVGLSKDTIVGLSNTLNIGVDNKLRVAKNSSEYIGENKDTEIGANKNTTIHKDETKNVKGNKKEIIEGHYNISTSNKMQVLSEKEMDYKSKDNILFTSNESIGFESNKNTSMVADNITTYAKTTHYLKADSEATIQVGETFINAKPNCVIIKAGGVEVVIDSKGLIVKGGEIKAE